One stretch of Hymenobacter chitinivorans DSM 11115 DNA includes these proteins:
- a CDS encoding ABC1 kinase family protein: MFKNTISNLSRIRQVVEVLVRYGFEDVVTSTALRRLVTQKRRLSWQHAERPVFETSRWERVRMVIEELGPTFIKLAQAMSNRPDLLPEALIDEFQKLQSDVPPFDVRLAREIIERELGRPITEVFGEFEEKPLGSASIGQVHKAKLLTGEDVVVKVQRPDVQEKVRTDLSLLHELVRLTAGFLRNHGLSNPQDIVDAFERSMMKELDYTSEARSMEQFRKLYEAYETFYIPKPYRELSTAKILVIEFVSGCKITDKAQLLEWQLSPEKVAETGMDIYLTQIFEFGIFHADPHPGNVLVRPDGTLVLIDFGMVGKLSKQQKYAFAGVFIGMARQDARSMALNFRRLALTADIPDMRTFEADLNDLIEDFTMLDVKEMSMSDLADRLQVIIYDYKLQVPGAVFLILRALVILEGIGKVLHPRFNTFEFVRPYGARIIAEQYSADNILSEAQYTGTQLLALIQTLPADVRQIMRKISRGDLRLKVELSGYQALMRTADQLVSRTIIALIAVAFLLFSGLSLLGRYSPDMRYSHGIPVITWWSLGITGFLFLILLILGTKKRKD, from the coding sequence ATGTTTAAAAACACGATTTCCAATCTGAGCCGCATCCGGCAGGTAGTGGAGGTGCTGGTGCGCTACGGGTTCGAGGACGTGGTGACGTCCACGGCCCTGCGCCGCCTCGTTACCCAGAAGCGCCGCCTCTCGTGGCAGCACGCCGAGCGGCCGGTGTTCGAAACCAGCCGCTGGGAGCGGGTTCGGATGGTGATTGAGGAGCTCGGGCCCACGTTTATCAAGCTGGCCCAGGCCATGAGCAACCGCCCCGATTTGCTGCCCGAGGCCCTGATTGACGAGTTTCAGAAGCTGCAGAGCGACGTGCCGCCCTTCGACGTGCGCCTGGCCCGTGAGATTATCGAGCGGGAGCTGGGCCGGCCCATTACCGAAGTGTTCGGCGAGTTTGAGGAGAAGCCCCTGGGCTCGGCCAGCATCGGGCAGGTGCACAAGGCCAAGCTGCTCACGGGCGAAGATGTGGTGGTGAAAGTGCAACGCCCCGACGTGCAGGAAAAAGTGCGCACCGATTTGAGTTTGTTGCACGAGCTGGTGCGGCTGACGGCCGGCTTTCTGCGCAACCACGGCCTGAGCAACCCCCAGGACATCGTGGACGCCTTCGAGCGGAGCATGATGAAGGAGCTCGACTACACCTCCGAAGCCCGCAGCATGGAGCAGTTTCGCAAGCTCTACGAGGCTTACGAGACCTTCTACATTCCGAAGCCCTACCGGGAGCTGTCGACGGCCAAAATCCTGGTTATTGAATTTGTCTCGGGCTGTAAGATTACCGACAAAGCTCAATTGCTGGAGTGGCAGCTGAGCCCGGAGAAGGTGGCCGAAACCGGCATGGATATCTACCTGACCCAGATTTTCGAGTTCGGTATCTTCCACGCCGACCCCCACCCGGGCAACGTGCTGGTGCGGCCCGACGGCACGCTGGTGCTCATCGACTTCGGGATGGTGGGCAAGCTCAGCAAGCAGCAGAAGTACGCTTTTGCGGGCGTCTTCATTGGCATGGCCCGGCAGGATGCCCGCAGCATGGCCCTGAACTTCCGCCGCCTGGCCCTCACGGCCGACATTCCGGACATGCGCACCTTCGAGGCCGACCTCAACGATTTGATTGAGGATTTCACCATGCTCGACGTAAAGGAAATGAGCATGAGCGACCTGGCCGACCGGCTCCAGGTCATCATCTACGACTATAAGCTGCAGGTGCCCGGGGCGGTGTTCCTGATCCTGCGGGCCCTGGTGATACTGGAGGGCATTGGCAAGGTGCTGCACCCGCGCTTCAACACCTTCGAGTTTGTGCGGCCCTACGGGGCCCGGATTATTGCCGAGCAGTACTCGGCCGACAACATCCTGAGCGAGGCCCAGTACACCGGCACCCAGCTGCTGGCCCTGATTCAGACCCTGCCGGCCGACGTGCGCCAGATTATGCGCAAGATTTCCCGCGGGGATTTGCGCCTGAAAGTGGAGCTCAGCGGCTACCAGGCCCTGATGCGCACGGCCGACCAGCTCGTCTCGCGCACCATCATTGCCCTGATTGCCGTGGCCTTCCTGCTCTTCTCGGGCCTGAGCCTGCTGGGGCGCTACTCGCCCGACATGCGCTACTCTCACGGCATCCCGGTTATTACCTGGTGGAGCCTGGGTATCACCGGCTTTTTGTTCTTGATCCTGCTGATTCTGGGCACCAAAAAGCGGAAGGATTAA
- a CDS encoding phasin family protein: MEDLFKKFINAGVGFVSLTSDRVQTTIDALVKESKLSEQEGKKIMDDLRKNSETKRKELEQQFSSIASKLMKSVGVASNSDVEELKRSVKGGSKSSAASSSSAAGSKSGAKTAAKPAASTTAKAAGATKQAAAKVSSAAGTAQKSSAAKAGAAKSSGGSKSAGAKKETPAAPAGGTDAAGA; this comes from the coding sequence ATGGAAGATTTGTTTAAGAAATTCATCAATGCCGGCGTAGGCTTCGTGTCGCTGACCAGCGACCGGGTGCAAACCACCATCGACGCGCTGGTAAAGGAGAGCAAGCTGTCGGAGCAGGAGGGGAAGAAGATTATGGACGACCTGCGCAAGAACTCCGAAACCAAGCGCAAGGAGCTCGAGCAGCAGTTCAGCAGCATTGCCAGCAAACTCATGAAAAGCGTGGGTGTGGCTTCCAACTCCGACGTGGAAGAGCTCAAGCGCAGCGTAAAAGGCGGTTCCAAGTCGTCGGCTGCTTCCTCTTCGTCCGCTGCGGGCAGCAAGAGCGGCGCCAAAACGGCCGCCAAGCCCGCTGCGAGCACCACGGCCAAAGCCGCCGGCGCTACCAAGCAAGCCGCGGCCAAAGTAAGCTCGGCCGCCGGTACGGCCCAGAAGTCCTCGGCGGCCAAGGCGGGCGCGGCCAAGTCGTCGGGCGGCAGCAAGTCGGCCGGGGCCAAGAAGGAGACGCCCGCGGCCCCGGCCGGCGGCACCGACGCGGCCGGCGCTTAG
- a CDS encoding alpha/beta hydrolase fold domain-containing protein — protein sequence MLLKQFLTAATAPLARRRPSIAAMRLSLEIGSLFQFLPWGVHLDCFSLEGMAAEWIKPENANPRRVLLYLHGGGYVLGSLNTHRSAVGALAQRCAMHALTIEYRKAPDFPFPAALDDTLLAYRWLLRQGYRPHDIIVAGDSAGGGLALALLLALRDNREPLPAAGIGLSPWTDLELPTATIRRVAHEELQLLEALAIRGWGGLYADTTPLTAPLVSPVQADLHELPPLLLQTSDSEVLYDDVLTFAAKARCAGVPVTLQTFEGLVHWWHLFWRFVPEARQALDQAAAFTNGIWAAQQAAARVLHSLRAPARRPDSRARV from the coding sequence TTGCTCCTCAAACAATTCCTGACGGCGGCCACCGCACCCCTGGCCCGGCGCCGGCCCAGCATTGCGGCCATGCGCCTGAGCCTGGAAATTGGGAGCCTGTTCCAGTTTCTGCCCTGGGGCGTCCACCTCGACTGCTTCTCCCTCGAGGGCATGGCCGCCGAGTGGATCAAGCCCGAAAATGCCAATCCGCGTCGGGTGCTGTTGTATCTGCACGGCGGCGGCTACGTGCTGGGCTCCCTCAATACCCACCGCAGCGCGGTGGGGGCCCTGGCCCAGCGCTGCGCGATGCACGCCCTGACCATCGAGTACCGCAAAGCCCCCGACTTTCCTTTCCCCGCCGCCCTCGACGACACGCTGCTGGCCTACCGCTGGCTGCTGCGGCAGGGCTACCGCCCCCACGACATCATCGTGGCCGGCGACTCGGCCGGGGGCGGCCTGGCCCTGGCGTTGCTGCTGGCCCTGCGCGACAACCGGGAGCCGCTGCCCGCCGCCGGTATCGGCCTCTCACCCTGGACCGACCTGGAACTGCCCACGGCCACTATCCGGCGCGTGGCCCACGAGGAGCTGCAGCTGCTCGAAGCCCTGGCCATCCGGGGCTGGGGCGGCCTCTACGCGGATACTACGCCCCTTACTGCCCCGCTGGTGTCGCCGGTGCAGGCCGACTTGCACGAGCTGCCCCCGCTGCTGCTCCAGACCTCGGATTCGGAGGTGCTCTATGACGACGTGCTGACTTTCGCCGCCAAAGCCCGGTGTGCCGGCGTACCCGTGACGCTGCAAACCTTTGAGGGACTGGTGCACTGGTGGCATCTGTTCTGGCGCTTCGTGCCCGAAGCCCGGCAGGCCCTCGACCAGGCCGCCGCCTTTACCAACGGCATCTGGGCGGCCCAGCAGGCCGCCGCCCGGGTGCTCCACTCTCTACGCGCACCGGCCCGCCGGCCCGATTCCCGGGCCCGGGTTTAA
- a CDS encoding lysophospholipid acyltransferase family protein, which yields MPTAPSPALPTPPPEIRANQHIYADYFDEEFVWELDKNILQLLDRVWFRSELVGFDNYPQRNNPDRPLIFASNHSGMAFPWDAMVALSHLWRKLPDLQDLPRPLSAPMLSQSALMNPFLVRDFWKRCGCVDATTLNFETMMYYQEHNLMLYPEGVPGIGKGFNRKYELQRLATSMIRLGIQHRTDIIPFYTINGEYLNPYAYSWDWLNNLSKKIGIPFIPVGPIVLMVLLQPWFFYMAFPAKLTFVLGSRIKPYELTNKAHDELSRAEYEDLSNQVRARMQAEMDAAVQQHGQKPYRWGEMWQRIRENWRSFPFFLPFAWPALFTEFEKQYTQKGKRGIRLDLTSPGAWLRMIWRNPFTLSFFIPILGWIPIAIRGYKGHKLGQKM from the coding sequence ATGCCCACGGCTCCTTCGCCCGCGCTGCCGACCCCGCCACCCGAAATCCGGGCCAATCAGCACATCTACGCCGATTACTTCGACGAGGAATTCGTCTGGGAGCTCGATAAGAACATTCTGCAGCTGCTCGACCGGGTCTGGTTCCGCTCCGAGCTGGTTGGCTTCGACAATTACCCCCAGCGCAACAACCCCGACCGGCCCCTGATTTTTGCCTCCAACCACTCGGGCATGGCCTTTCCCTGGGATGCCATGGTGGCCCTCTCGCACCTGTGGCGCAAACTGCCCGACCTCCAGGATTTGCCCCGGCCGCTGTCGGCGCCCATGTTGTCGCAGTCGGCCCTGATGAACCCGTTTCTGGTGCGCGACTTCTGGAAGCGTTGCGGCTGCGTGGACGCCACCACGCTCAACTTCGAGACGATGATGTACTACCAGGAGCACAACCTGATGCTCTACCCGGAGGGCGTGCCGGGCATTGGCAAGGGCTTCAACCGCAAGTACGAGCTGCAGCGCCTCGCCACGAGTATGATCCGGCTGGGTATTCAGCACCGCACCGACATCATCCCGTTCTATACCATCAACGGCGAATACCTCAACCCCTACGCCTACAGCTGGGACTGGCTCAACAATTTGAGCAAGAAAATCGGCATTCCTTTTATTCCCGTGGGCCCCATTGTGCTCATGGTGCTGCTGCAGCCCTGGTTTTTCTACATGGCCTTCCCGGCCAAGCTCACCTTCGTGCTGGGCTCCCGCATCAAGCCCTACGAGCTGACCAACAAAGCCCACGACGAACTGAGCCGGGCCGAGTACGAGGACCTGTCGAACCAGGTGCGGGCCCGTATGCAGGCCGAAATGGACGCCGCCGTGCAGCAGCACGGCCAAAAGCCCTACCGCTGGGGCGAAATGTGGCAGCGGATCCGGGAAAATTGGCGCTCCTTCCCATTTTTCCTGCCCTTCGCCTGGCCCGCCCTGTTCACCGAGTTCGAGAAGCAGTACACCCAGAAAGGCAAGCGCGGCATCCGCCTCGACCTGACCAGCCCCGGGGCCTGGCTGCGCATGATCTGGCGCAATCCGTTTACGCTCAGCTTTTTTATTCCGATTCTGGGTTGGATTCCCATTGCCATCCGGGGCTATAAGGGCCATAAGCTGGGCCAGAAAATGTAA
- a CDS encoding aspartyl protease family protein — translation MKFHFEMERNLIVVNARLNGQGPYNFLLDTGVGTSLITDPALRSALQLRIGRSFRVAGVGNEAPLEASETNNVRVELPGVQAQSMLFLILSEDILNLSGYVGMPIHGILGSDVFRSFVVEVRPAESLVVFHDPAQYRKPRGRRWASVPLDLEGNKPYLTAEVQVTDSLHLPLKLILDTGAGHALSLETTSNDQLHLPPKRLRSQLGKGLNGFINGYLGRVTGLTLGRYQLNSLLTSFPDSTDVAMRADVPRNGNIGFELLKRFDIIIDYTHNYLLLRPNILYREPFEHDMCGMDLVAAGPDYRRYVITQVVPGSPAAKAGLKVDDEILSINLLPASAFSLTQVSRLLHSADGRKILLIVQRPNGELTTAQVQLKREI, via the coding sequence GTGAAATTTCACTTTGAGATGGAGCGCAACCTGATTGTCGTCAACGCCCGCCTCAATGGGCAGGGGCCGTACAACTTCCTGCTGGACACGGGTGTGGGTACTTCCCTCATCACCGACCCTGCGCTGCGCTCGGCCCTGCAGCTGCGCATTGGCCGGAGCTTCCGGGTGGCGGGCGTCGGCAACGAAGCCCCGCTCGAAGCCTCCGAAACCAACAACGTGCGGGTGGAGCTGCCGGGCGTGCAAGCCCAGTCCATGCTATTCCTGATTCTGTCGGAGGATATTCTGAATCTGTCGGGCTACGTGGGCATGCCCATTCACGGGATTCTGGGCTCCGACGTTTTTCGCAGCTTCGTGGTGGAGGTGCGGCCCGCCGAAAGCCTGGTGGTATTCCACGACCCGGCTCAGTACCGCAAGCCCCGCGGCCGGCGCTGGGCTTCGGTACCTCTGGATCTGGAAGGCAACAAGCCCTACCTCACCGCCGAGGTCCAGGTCACTGACTCGCTGCACTTACCGCTGAAGCTGATTCTGGACACCGGGGCCGGCCACGCCCTTTCGCTCGAAACCACTTCCAACGACCAACTGCACCTGCCGCCCAAGCGGCTCCGCTCCCAGCTCGGGAAAGGCCTCAACGGCTTTATCAACGGCTACCTGGGCCGGGTGACGGGCTTGACGCTGGGCCGCTACCAGCTCAATTCCCTGCTCACCTCCTTTCCTGACTCGACCGACGTGGCCATGCGCGCCGACGTGCCCCGCAACGGCAACATCGGCTTCGAGCTTCTCAAGCGCTTCGATATTATCATCGACTACACCCACAACTACCTGCTGCTACGGCCCAACATTCTCTACCGGGAGCCTTTCGAGCACGACATGTGCGGCATGGATCTGGTGGCCGCCGGCCCCGACTACCGCCGCTACGTCATCACCCAGGTGGTACCAGGCTCCCCCGCGGCCAAGGCCGGGTTGAAGGTAGACGACGAGATTTTGTCCATCAATCTGCTGCCGGCCAGTGCTTTCTCCCTGACCCAGGTCAGCCGCCTGTTGCACTCCGCCGACGGGCGCAAGATCCTGCTCATCGTGCAGCGGCCCAACGGCGAGCTGACCACGGCCCAGGTGCAGCTCAAGCGCGAAATTTAG
- a CDS encoding o-succinylbenzoate synthase yields MLHLSYSRRVLRFNFPARTSRGALTEHYAYYLQLTDPVQPGRVGVGEAAPLAGLSPDYGPATETQIADFCRIFNQQNHPALSPETAAALVPAELPALRFALETAVLDWQQGGRRQLYDTPFSRGQAGIPINGLVWMGDAAFMREQIQKKLADGYSCLKLKIGGIDFATELRLLAEIRAVAPPAQLTLRVDANGAFAPAEALHKLQQLAQFELHSIEQPIRAGQWAAMAAVCRESPVPVALDEELIGITEAGQQEQLLDQIRPAYIILKPTLVGGLAATRRWIALAEARGIAWWLTSALESNVGLNAISQFAAQFAPPDFPQGLGTGQLYTNNIAAPLTIQRGHLYYEPGGVWGDLE; encoded by the coding sequence ATGCTGCACCTTTCCTACTCCCGGCGCGTGCTGCGCTTCAACTTCCCGGCCCGCACTTCCCGCGGGGCCCTGACCGAGCACTACGCCTACTACCTGCAACTCACCGACCCGGTGCAGCCCGGCCGGGTGGGGGTGGGCGAAGCAGCCCCGCTGGCCGGCCTCAGCCCCGATTACGGCCCCGCTACGGAAACCCAGATTGCCGACTTCTGCCGGATATTCAACCAGCAAAACCATCCGGCGCTAAGTCCCGAAACGGCGGCGGCCCTGGTGCCGGCGGAGCTGCCCGCCCTGCGCTTCGCCCTGGAAACGGCCGTGCTCGACTGGCAGCAGGGAGGCCGCCGGCAGCTCTACGACACGCCCTTCAGCCGCGGGCAGGCCGGAATTCCCATCAACGGACTGGTATGGATGGGCGACGCGGCCTTTATGCGGGAGCAAATCCAGAAAAAACTGGCCGACGGCTACTCCTGCCTCAAGCTCAAAATCGGGGGCATTGACTTTGCCACCGAACTGCGGCTATTGGCCGAAATCCGGGCCGTGGCGCCGCCCGCGCAGCTTACCCTGCGCGTGGATGCCAACGGGGCCTTTGCGCCCGCAGAAGCCTTGCACAAGCTCCAGCAGCTGGCCCAATTTGAGCTGCACTCCATCGAGCAGCCCATCCGGGCCGGGCAATGGGCGGCCATGGCCGCCGTGTGCCGGGAGTCGCCGGTGCCGGTGGCCCTGGACGAGGAGCTCATTGGCATTACCGAGGCGGGGCAGCAGGAGCAGTTGCTCGACCAGATCCGGCCCGCCTACATCATTCTCAAACCCACGCTGGTGGGCGGCCTGGCTGCCACCCGCCGCTGGATTGCTCTGGCCGAGGCCCGCGGTATTGCCTGGTGGCTCACCTCGGCCCTGGAGTCCAACGTGGGCTTAAACGCCATCAGCCAGTTTGCCGCCCAGTTTGCTCCGCCCGACTTTCCGCAGGGCCTGGGCACGGGGCAGCTCTATACCAACAACATAGCTGCTCCGTTGACCATTCAGCGGGGCCACTTGTATTACGAGCCGGGCGGCGTCTGGGGCGACTTGGAATAA
- a CDS encoding KGG domain-containing protein — MITNNSTRSGSSQQSQAGRQGARSTNSKTSPAGKSLRGFAAMDPAEQRRIASEGGKASHESGRGHRFTSEEAREAGRKGGQASRGRSNQGGATR; from the coding sequence ATGATTACGAACAACTCAACCCGCAGCGGCTCTTCGCAGCAGAGCCAGGCCGGCCGCCAAGGCGCCCGCAGCACCAACAGCAAAACTTCGCCTGCCGGCAAGAGCCTCCGCGGCTTTGCCGCCATGGACCCCGCCGAACAGCGCCGCATCGCCAGTGAGGGCGGTAAAGCCTCGCACGAGAGTGGCCGCGGCCACCGTTTTACTTCAGAGGAAGCCCGTGAAGCTGGCCGTAAGGGGGGCCAAGCTAGTCGCGGACGGAGCAACCAGGGCGGTGCCACCCGATAG
- the egtB gene encoding ergothioneine biosynthesis protein EgtB, with protein sequence MTSSPLLTPAAAAPATDAFLPRFRAVRHQTEALCRPLLPEDTVVQPVIDVSPPKWHLAHTTWFFETFLLTQYQPGYQVFHPDYAFLFNSYYNSLGSRVNRADRGTLSRPALHEVYAYRAHVDACMEELLLANLELPAAFAEVMELGLQHEQQHQELLVTDIKYILSTSPLAPAYLPASTDAPVAAAPPLPAARWLPVPGGVYRIGYEGEGFCFDNEQAAHEVLVPDFALQNRLVTNGEYLEFMQAGGYSDFRYWLGEGWELVQAQQWQAPLYWVQRPEGWFRFTHHGLRPLDLNAPVTHVSFYEADAYAHWQGARLPTEQEWEVVARRYRPEATTGTFLESRSFDPQPLPADADPDQCHQLLGDAWEWTYSAYHPYPGYERAPGALGEYNGKFMLNQLVLRGGSCATPESHIRLTYRNFFHPDKRWQFTGIRLAR encoded by the coding sequence ATGACTTCTTCCCCCCTGCTCACTCCTGCGGCCGCCGCCCCGGCTACCGACGCGTTTCTGCCCCGCTTCCGCGCGGTGCGCCACCAAACCGAGGCCCTGTGCCGGCCCCTGCTACCCGAAGACACGGTGGTGCAGCCCGTCATTGACGTGAGCCCGCCGAAGTGGCACCTGGCGCACACCACCTGGTTTTTCGAAACGTTTCTGCTAACCCAATACCAACCTGGCTACCAAGTATTTCACCCCGACTACGCCTTCCTGTTCAACTCCTACTACAACTCGCTGGGCAGCCGCGTGAACCGGGCCGACCGGGGCACCTTGTCGCGCCCGGCCCTGCACGAGGTGTACGCCTACCGGGCCCACGTCGACGCCTGCATGGAAGAATTGCTGCTGGCCAATCTGGAGTTACCGGCGGCCTTTGCCGAGGTAATGGAGCTGGGCTTGCAGCACGAGCAGCAGCACCAGGAGCTGCTGGTCACCGACATTAAGTATATCCTGAGCACCAGTCCGCTGGCCCCGGCTTACCTGCCGGCTTCCACCGACGCGCCGGTTGCGGCCGCCCCGCCCCTGCCGGCGGCCCGCTGGCTGCCCGTGCCGGGCGGCGTGTACCGTATTGGCTACGAGGGGGAAGGCTTCTGCTTCGACAATGAGCAGGCCGCCCACGAGGTACTCGTGCCCGACTTTGCCCTGCAAAACCGCCTGGTGACCAACGGCGAGTACCTGGAGTTTATGCAGGCCGGCGGCTACTCCGATTTCCGCTACTGGCTGGGCGAAGGCTGGGAGCTGGTGCAGGCCCAGCAGTGGCAGGCCCCGCTGTACTGGGTACAGCGGCCCGAGGGCTGGTTCCGGTTTACCCACCACGGCCTGCGCCCTCTCGACCTGAACGCCCCGGTAACCCACGTGAGCTTTTACGAGGCCGACGCCTACGCCCACTGGCAGGGCGCCCGCCTGCCCACCGAACAGGAGTGGGAAGTAGTTGCCCGCCGCTACCGGCCCGAAGCGACGACGGGCACTTTCCTAGAAAGCCGTAGCTTCGACCCGCAGCCGCTGCCGGCCGACGCCGACCCCGACCAGTGCCACCAGCTGCTCGGCGACGCCTGGGAATGGACGTATTCGGCCTACCACCCCTACCCGGGCTACGAGCGGGCCCCCGGCGCCCTGGGCGAATACAACGGCAAGTTTATGCTCAACCAGCTGGTGCTGCGCGGCGGCTCCTGCGCCACGCCCGAAAGCCACATCCGGCTCACCTACCGCAACTTTTTCCACCCCGACAAACGCTGGCAGTTTACCGGCATCCGGCTGGCCCGCTAG
- the egtD gene encoding L-histidine N(alpha)-methyltransferase, whose protein sequence is MSASPAPTLSPVASSDLARHVTEGLRRSPKTLSSMYFYDDAGSELFQQIMALPEYYPTRTEFGLLQAHQEAIGRALRPADPAEPFFLLELGAGDGLKTKILLRHLLETGARFTYVPVDISAAALDGLVASLQQELPALQVEPQVSDYSTALTLMAARPGRKAVLFLGSNIGNFLPADRHAFLQQLTRPLSANDRLLIGFDLQKDPRQIRAAYDDAQGVTAAFNLNLLTRLNRELDADFDLAAWQHYTDYDPLSGAVRSFLVSTRRQQVAFGALQHRVEFEAWEVIHTENSYKFTRHLIEQLATDAGLQVQHFFTDEHDYFADVVLAPQP, encoded by the coding sequence ATGTCGGCTTCCCCCGCTCCTACTCTTTCCCCGGTTGCTTCTTCTGATTTGGCCCGCCACGTCACGGAAGGGCTGCGCCGCTCGCCCAAAACCCTGTCGTCGATGTACTTCTACGACGACGCGGGCAGTGAGCTGTTCCAGCAAATTATGGCCCTGCCCGAGTACTACCCCACCCGTACCGAGTTTGGGCTGCTGCAAGCCCATCAGGAAGCCATTGGCCGGGCCCTGCGCCCCGCCGACCCGGCCGAGCCGTTTTTCCTGCTGGAACTCGGGGCCGGCGACGGGCTCAAAACCAAGATTCTGCTGCGCCACCTGCTCGAAACCGGGGCCCGCTTCACCTACGTGCCGGTTGATATTTCGGCGGCCGCCCTCGACGGGCTGGTAGCCAGCCTGCAGCAGGAACTGCCCGCGCTGCAGGTCGAGCCCCAGGTGTCGGACTACAGCACGGCCCTGACGCTGATGGCCGCGCGGCCGGGCCGCAAAGCGGTGCTGTTTCTGGGTTCCAACATCGGCAACTTCCTGCCCGCCGACCGCCACGCCTTTCTGCAGCAGCTCACCCGGCCGTTGTCGGCCAATGACCGGCTGCTCATCGGCTTCGATTTGCAGAAAGACCCGCGCCAGATTCGCGCCGCCTACGACGACGCCCAGGGCGTGACGGCCGCCTTCAACCTGAACCTGCTTACCCGCCTGAACCGGGAGCTGGACGCGGACTTCGACCTGGCCGCCTGGCAGCACTACACCGACTACGACCCGCTTTCGGGCGCCGTCCGCTCGTTCCTAGTCAGCACCCGCCGCCAGCAAGTGGCGTTTGGCGCCCTGCAGCACCGCGTCGAATTTGAGGCCTGGGAAGTTATTCACACCGAGAATTCCTACAAGTTTACCCGCCACCTCATCGAGCAACTGGCCACCGACGCGGGCCTGCAGGTGCAGCACTTTTTCACCGACGAGCACGACTACTTTGCCGACGTGGTGCTGGCGCCCCAGCCTTAG
- a CDS encoding pyridoxal phosphate-dependent aminotransferase gives MQTFPDVISLASGYGNFAPPAAAVAQAAALLQAGPLPTSPIAGMPELRAALAARYQQQGAATGPEQVLVTPGAKPALFALFKAALEPGDEVLLLTPNWFGFRGLVEKAGGTLRTLPLDPATDYAWQPEQLSSAIHARTRILLLSNPNNPTGRVYTRAEWEGLLRITRQWPGLLVVSDEIYDGIHFGPEPFTSLLSLPDPHRQHVVVSGYSKSLGLIGWSVGYLVAPEELIRRAAAWQFSTSAAVAALSQAAAQAATEQASAISQQLCSGLLTNREIMRQWLAALPPQPPFPLGTYYAFPDFRRFLRPDLPLTEASAELAARLRAGGAEVVDGGSCDAPGFFRLSYAVPEPLLREALRRIRAALTAD, from the coding sequence ATGCAAACTTTTCCTGACGTAATCAGTCTGGCCTCGGGCTACGGCAACTTTGCGCCCCCCGCGGCGGCCGTAGCCCAGGCTGCCGCGCTGCTACAGGCCGGCCCGCTGCCCACCAGTCCCATTGCAGGAATGCCCGAACTGCGGGCCGCCCTTGCCGCCCGCTACCAGCAGCAGGGCGCGGCCACCGGGCCGGAGCAGGTGCTGGTAACGCCCGGGGCCAAGCCGGCCCTGTTTGCCCTGTTCAAAGCAGCGCTGGAGCCCGGCGACGAAGTGCTGCTGCTCACGCCCAACTGGTTTGGCTTCCGCGGCCTGGTGGAAAAAGCCGGCGGCACGCTGCGCACCCTGCCCCTGGACCCGGCCACCGACTACGCCTGGCAGCCCGAGCAGCTGAGCTCGGCTATTCACGCCCGCACCCGGATTCTGCTGCTGAGCAACCCCAACAACCCCACCGGCCGGGTGTACACCCGCGCCGAGTGGGAAGGCCTGCTGCGCATTACCCGGCAGTGGCCCGGGCTACTGGTTGTGTCCGACGAAATCTACGACGGTATCCACTTCGGACCCGAGCCGTTTACCTCCCTGCTCAGCCTACCCGACCCGCACCGGCAGCACGTGGTAGTCAGTGGCTATTCCAAGTCCCTAGGCCTCATTGGCTGGAGCGTGGGCTACCTAGTGGCGCCGGAAGAGCTGATTCGCCGGGCAGCAGCCTGGCAGTTCAGCACCAGCGCGGCCGTGGCAGCGTTGTCGCAGGCGGCGGCCCAGGCGGCTACCGAGCAGGCATCGGCCATTAGCCAGCAGCTGTGCAGCGGCCTGCTCACCAACCGGGAAATTATGCGCCAGTGGCTGGCCGCTCTGCCGCCCCAGCCTCCGTTTCCGCTGGGCACCTACTATGCTTTTCCCGATTTCCGCCGGTTTCTACGGCCGGATTTACCGCTCACCGAAGCTTCGGCCGAACTGGCGGCGCGGCTGCGGGCCGGGGGCGCCGAGGTGGTAGATGGTGGGAGCTGCGACGCCCCGGGCTTTTTCCGGTTGTCGTACGCCGTGCCCGAGCCGCTACTGCGCGAAGCTCTGCGGCGCATTCGGGCGGCGCTGACGGCGGACTAA